A portion of the Chondrinema litorale genome contains these proteins:
- a CDS encoding YjjG family noncanonical pyrimidine nucleotidase — translation MKKYLHIFFDLDHTLWDFDRCSEETVYELIEKYQLHLITKKAHIDFIQTFKKVNNKLWYLYHLGKITKKGIRDERFKIIFNELNIDLIHLPNNIGKEYLEICPCKPYLIEDAIEVLDYLAERYDLHILTNGFEDVQEIKLTNSGIRDYFKCIITSESTGKTKPHKEIFDFALSHSKAELEQSIMIGDNLKTDILGAYQAGMDSIYYNPVGKKQDHTALYEIKKLLELKGIL, via the coding sequence ATGAAAAAGTATCTGCATATTTTTTTTGATTTAGATCATACTCTATGGGATTTTGACCGGTGTTCGGAAGAAACTGTTTACGAACTGATCGAAAAATATCAATTGCATCTTATTACAAAAAAAGCCCATATAGATTTTATTCAAACTTTTAAGAAAGTAAATAATAAACTGTGGTATTTGTACCATTTGGGGAAAATTACTAAAAAAGGAATAAGAGACGAAAGATTTAAAATCATTTTTAACGAGCTTAATATTGATCTTATACACCTTCCTAACAATATAGGTAAAGAATATCTAGAGATATGTCCTTGTAAACCTTATTTAATAGAAGATGCTATTGAAGTATTAGATTACCTTGCAGAAAGGTATGATTTACATATTCTTACTAATGGTTTTGAAGATGTACAAGAGATTAAATTAACTAACTCTGGTATAAGAGACTATTTTAAATGTATAATTACATCAGAAAGTACAGGAAAAACCAAACCTCACAAAGAGATTTTCGACTTTGCTTTAAGCCACTCCAAAGCAGAATTAGAGCAATCTATTATGATAGGTGATAATTTAAAAACAGACATTTTAGGCGCTTACCAAGCTGGCATGGACAGTATCTACTACAACCCGGTTGGAAAGAAACAAGACCATACAGCGCTTTATGAGATTAAAAAACTACTTGAACTTAAGGGGATATTGTAG
- a CDS encoding peptidylprolyl isomerase: MSIINSIRNKSGLLLIVIGVAMLAFILGDLFSRNFLSQGNERIVGEIAGDEIPFEEFSREFDEFRQNYEMNIGRALTEQELPGIRQQAWNQLVFKKAYFKEFEKLGLEVTDEEMIDMIQGNNIDASWASLFTNPETGEIDRNNIRSFLQNIESVPPQSQAFYINFERNLRPNRLRAKYENMLAETYYATDAEAKKEYEAQNSKADVRYAYVPYSTIADSAVSVSESEMRDYYNNHKKEFDSEATISLEYVTFPITPSDIDIEEIKEELEDLKTPFANTQNDTAFTAANSETNNNFIVAKPNNLPQGLNIGDFEKGKVFGPVKDGDFYKLYKVLDITDDSVAYAKARHILIKATDENRADAKAKATKILNDIKGGADFAQMAAANGEDGTKSRGGDLGWFDENTMVEPFSKAVMNAKSTGLLPNLVETEFGYHIIGVTHTKVYDNYTLAVIEKEIAASDDTRSEVYRRTGAFAVDRTKENFISASEADSSLIRYQALNINKNSRSINNIYDPGVRTIITWAFREAEVGDVSETLELEDQFVIALLTEKTEDGVSSFESVKNSIEQKLAKEKKKEQILAKMKGLSGTLDQIKDGYGSGATIGQATAISLNTTSLPSVGFAPKAIGEIFKLETGQTSEPIADENGVLVVEIDQMDKASEIAEYSLYKNQIESKYGNINQVSAKIAQAMNEFAEVENEIYKYY; the protein is encoded by the coding sequence ATGTCAATAATAAACTCCATACGCAACAAGTCAGGTTTGCTTCTGATAGTGATAGGTGTTGCCATGCTGGCATTTATCCTGGGAGACCTTTTTTCAAGAAACTTCCTATCTCAGGGTAATGAGAGAATTGTAGGTGAAATTGCCGGTGATGAAATTCCTTTCGAAGAATTTTCTAGGGAATTTGATGAATTCAGACAAAACTATGAAATGAATATTGGCAGAGCTCTCACTGAGCAGGAGTTGCCAGGTATTCGTCAACAAGCATGGAATCAGTTAGTATTTAAAAAAGCCTATTTCAAAGAATTTGAAAAATTAGGACTAGAAGTTACTGATGAAGAAATGATCGATATGATTCAAGGTAATAATATTGATGCTTCATGGGCTAGCTTATTTACTAATCCTGAAACTGGAGAAATTGACAGAAACAATATAAGAAGTTTCTTACAAAACATCGAGAGTGTGCCTCCACAAAGCCAAGCATTTTATATCAATTTCGAAAGAAACTTAAGACCTAACCGCTTAAGAGCGAAATATGAGAACATGCTAGCAGAAACTTATTACGCTACAGATGCAGAAGCTAAAAAAGAGTATGAAGCACAAAACTCTAAAGCAGATGTAAGATATGCTTATGTACCATATTCAACTATTGCAGATTCTGCTGTAAGTGTTTCTGAAAGCGAAATGCGTGATTATTATAATAATCATAAAAAAGAGTTTGATAGCGAAGCTACTATTTCATTAGAATATGTAACATTCCCTATTACGCCTTCTGATATAGATATTGAAGAAATTAAAGAAGAGTTAGAAGATTTAAAAACTCCGTTTGCTAATACTCAAAACGACACAGCATTTACCGCTGCTAACTCTGAAACAAATAATAACTTTATTGTAGCGAAGCCTAATAACTTGCCTCAAGGCCTTAACATTGGCGATTTTGAAAAAGGTAAAGTATTCGGTCCAGTTAAAGATGGTGATTTCTACAAATTATATAAAGTGTTAGATATCACAGATGACTCTGTTGCTTATGCAAAAGCAAGACACATCCTTATAAAAGCAACTGACGAAAACAGAGCAGATGCAAAAGCAAAAGCTACTAAGATTTTAAATGACATTAAAGGTGGAGCAGATTTCGCTCAAATGGCTGCTGCTAATGGAGAAGATGGCACAAAATCTAGAGGTGGTGATCTTGGCTGGTTCGACGAGAACACAATGGTAGAGCCATTTAGCAAAGCCGTAATGAATGCAAAATCTACTGGTTTACTTCCTAACCTTGTAGAAACTGAATTTGGTTACCATATTATAGGTGTTACTCATACTAAAGTTTATGATAACTATACATTAGCTGTAATCGAAAAAGAAATTGCTGCAAGCGACGATACTCGTTCTGAAGTTTACAGAAGAACTGGTGCTTTTGCTGTTGACAGAACTAAAGAAAACTTTATTAGTGCTTCTGAGGCTGATTCTTCTTTAATTCGTTACCAAGCATTAAACATCAACAAAAACTCAAGATCGATCAATAATATTTACGATCCGGGTGTGAGAACTATTATTACTTGGGCTTTTAGAGAAGCTGAAGTTGGTGATGTATCTGAAACTTTAGAGTTAGAAGATCAATTTGTAATTGCACTTCTTACAGAAAAAACTGAAGATGGTGTTTCTTCATTCGAAAGTGTGAAAAATAGCATTGAGCAAAAATTAGCTAAAGAGAAGAAAAAAGAGCAGATTTTAGCTAAAATGAAAGGATTGTCTGGTACTTTAGATCAAATAAAAGACGGATATGGAAGTGGTGCTACTATTGGTCAGGCAACTGCTATTTCTTTAAATACAACATCTTTACCATCAGTAGGATTTGCACCTAAAGCAATAGGTGAAATTTTCAAACTGGAAACAGGGCAAACTTCTGAGCCAATTGCTGACGAAAATGGTGTTTTAGTTGTAGAAATAGACCAAATGGATAAAGCATCAGAAATTGCTGAGTATTCTTTATACAAAAATCAGATTGAGAGCAAATATGGCAATATCAATCAGGTAAGTGCTAAAATCGCTCAGGCAATGAATGAATTTGCAGAAGTAGAAAACGAGATATATAAATACTATTAA
- a CDS encoding OmpA family protein — protein sequence MLRKFLIILLCLSYSQLQAEVQWASIVLGFSSEYSKSGQFSYRAQQALGKPNKLPVLEDSPCAWSPSEENKGIEWIHLGYNNPMQIQQVAIGENYNAGSIVEIILFDEAGNAHTVYDVSQQNSPDDKEGMFHVLFKLTNYKVVSVKVVLDTKKISGWNHIDAVAISDENEPVFPEIKIVSGVEEKMIEKLPEIINSPYDEVLPVISPDGKTLYFDRKNHPENTQSKYENDDIWMTTLNGSDWSEPIRFVEPLNNKNLNYVCSVTPDGNALLLGNVYEKDGSVKGGVSISYNSENGWSFPEELEIKDYYNMNRYSEFTMANNRKILLMSIETAESIGERDIFVSFADDDGKWSKPLNLGRDINTAAVELTPFLASDNKTLYFSSSGYSGYGGADMFVSRRKDDSWTSWTEPLNMGPLLNSKDWDISYTVDAKGEFAYFVSYANSNNKSADIFRVKLPEEAKPEPVAIITGKVLDEISKKPVKAEIIYRKIDSNKNNGIALSNSSNGNYKITVSPGEKYILWAKAKNYYSLLDTLIITNADGQIANLKKDLYLRPLVAGESISLHQVNFVQGEAFLLSESYNELNLIVQMMKDNETMTILLEGHTDISGNAVANKRLSEQRVIAVKQYLCQHDIEPERIKLKAYGESRPLTTERDPESRKRNRRVAFKILEL from the coding sequence ATGCTCAGAAAATTTTTAATTATTCTCCTGTGTCTTTCTTATTCCCAGTTACAAGCAGAAGTACAATGGGCAAGCATTGTATTAGGCTTTTCATCAGAATATTCTAAAAGTGGACAATTTAGTTATAGAGCACAACAGGCTTTAGGCAAGCCTAATAAGTTACCAGTTTTAGAAGATAGTCCGTGTGCGTGGTCTCCATCAGAAGAAAATAAAGGCATCGAATGGATACATTTGGGTTATAATAACCCGATGCAGATACAGCAGGTTGCAATAGGCGAAAATTACAATGCAGGTAGTATAGTAGAAATTATTTTATTTGATGAAGCAGGTAATGCCCACACAGTTTATGATGTAAGCCAGCAAAACTCTCCAGACGATAAAGAAGGTATGTTTCATGTACTTTTTAAGCTTACCAATTATAAAGTGGTGAGTGTAAAAGTAGTTTTAGACACTAAAAAAATCTCAGGCTGGAATCACATAGATGCTGTGGCAATTTCAGATGAAAATGAACCTGTTTTCCCAGAAATTAAAATTGTATCTGGCGTAGAAGAAAAGATGATAGAAAAACTGCCAGAAATTATAAATAGTCCATACGATGAAGTGTTACCTGTAATTTCTCCAGATGGCAAAACATTATATTTTGATAGAAAGAATCATCCTGAAAACACACAAAGTAAATACGAGAACGATGACATTTGGATGACGACGCTTAATGGAAGTGATTGGTCTGAGCCTATTCGATTCGTAGAACCTCTTAATAATAAAAACCTCAATTATGTTTGTTCTGTTACTCCCGATGGTAATGCGCTCTTGTTAGGAAATGTGTATGAAAAAGACGGAAGTGTAAAAGGTGGTGTTTCAATTTCATATAACTCAGAAAACGGCTGGTCTTTTCCAGAAGAATTAGAAATAAAAGACTACTATAATATGAACCGATACAGTGAGTTTACTATGGCTAATAACCGCAAGATACTGTTGATGTCTATAGAAACAGCTGAGTCGATTGGAGAAAGAGACATTTTTGTGAGTTTCGCAGATGATGATGGCAAATGGTCTAAACCTTTAAATTTAGGCCGAGATATTAACACAGCAGCCGTAGAATTGACTCCATTTTTAGCTTCAGATAATAAAACCCTTTATTTTTCTTCTTCGGGGTATAGCGGATATGGAGGAGCAGATATGTTTGTAAGTCGCCGAAAAGATGATTCTTGGACTAGCTGGACAGAACCTCTGAATATGGGACCTTTGCTAAACTCGAAAGACTGGGATATTTCTTATACAGTTGATGCAAAGGGTGAATTTGCCTATTTTGTTTCATATGCAAACTCAAATAATAAAAGTGCAGATATTTTTAGAGTAAAACTCCCAGAAGAAGCTAAGCCAGAGCCTGTAGCAATTATAACTGGAAAAGTACTGGATGAGATTTCCAAAAAGCCTGTAAAAGCAGAGATTATTTATAGAAAAATTGATAGCAATAAGAATAATGGTATTGCCTTGTCTAACTCTTCAAATGGGAATTATAAAATAACAGTTTCGCCAGGAGAAAAATATATTTTATGGGCTAAAGCAAAAAACTATTATTCACTCTTAGATACATTAATTATAACAAATGCCGATGGGCAAATAGCTAATCTTAAAAAAGATTTATACTTAAGACCTCTAGTTGCAGGGGAGAGTATTTCGCTACATCAGGTAAATTTTGTACAGGGAGAAGCCTTTCTTTTATCAGAGTCTTATAATGAATTGAATTTGATAGTTCAAATGATGAAAGATAATGAGACTATGACGATTCTGCTAGAAGGCCATACCGATATTAGTGGCAATGCAGTTGCGAATAAGAGACTTTCTGAGCAAAGGGTAATAGCTGTAAAGCAATATCTTTGTCAGCATGATATTGAGCCAGAAAGGATAAAATTAAAAGCTTATGGAGAGTCTCGCCCTCTTACTACAGAGCGAGACCCTGAAAGCCGTAAAAGAAATAGGAGAGTGGCTTTTAAAATTTTGGAACTATAG